The Dyadobacter sp. 676 DNA window AAACAATGAAAGACGGGCTGGAAAAGCTGAAACAGCAGGGAACCCTGGTGATAGAGGAGTAAAAAATTGACGGGACCCGCCCTTTCCGAACCGAAATTATCCTTTTCATAAAGAATAACTACTTGCAAAAGTAAGCCGAAGCGGTCAACTTAGCATCCGCGAAACCATTACAACTATGCAACTGTCGGAAATAAGAGACCGGATTAAAGCCGGATACGAAAATGTGCGGGAGGTTGAAGCCAACGGCGACTACTTCTTCATGTACCGGGACGAAGAAAAATTCCCTTTTGCGACGATCGTCACGAGCGACAACGATTTTGACAGCGTGTCGAACCTCAGCCGCGAAGGGTTTTACAGAATCAATATCGGCATTGACAAGGCTACGTTTCACAGCTTGTTCGGCTCAGTACCTGCGAAGCCGGGAATCGGTGGGTACGTCGATTCCGGTATTGACTTTACAAAAGAAAACCAATTGTTCCCGCATCCGTTCTATGGGAGTATGTATTGGGTGAGCATGGTAAACCCGTCGGAAAGCAGCTATCCGCAGCTCAAAGGGTTTCTGGATTATGCCTACGAAAAGGCCAAAAGAAATTACGAAAAGGCGTAGCCTCCGTAATTACAGGATAACCTGCCCCACTGTGCCATAGGAGCGGCAACATATAGCCGTAGTCGGGGAATATATCACAAACACTATGTATGCGGAAATTTTGAGGGCCACGGGCAATTACCTGGATGACGAAGTAAGGCTCTTCGAAAAAGAGGTTACCGTGCGGGAAGTCCAAAAAACGCGAACTTCTCCTTCGAAAGGGCGAAGTTGCGAGGTCGGTATATTACCTGCTGGAAGGGGCCGTGCGACAATACGACATCCTCTCCGAAGAGGAACTCAACGTGATCGATCTGCATATTCCCGGCGAATGGTTCCTTAATTACGAGAGCCTCGTCGCTCAAAGCCCTTCCAGGGTTTTCATCGAAGCGTTCGCCGACTGCCGGTTCATCGAGCTCAGCCTGGAAACAGTGCATTACCTGACGGGAAAATCGATTGCGTTTTTGCAACTCAACAGGATTCTGGAAGGAGCATTCGGGAGAATGCAATTTTTCGATCGATCCATGACACCTATGGAAAAATACGCTTTCCTGCTCGACCACCGGCCCCGGCTGATCCAGGCGTTTCCCCTGAAAACGATCTCTTCCTACCTCAAAGTAACTCCCGAAACGCTTAGCAGGGTCAGAAAGGCGGTTGCAAGCGGCGGCATTACTTGATTTCGATCAAGATGAATGCCGGAATCAATGTTTTACTTTTGATGTAAACTATCGAAAACCTTATGGAACATAAAGCATTGTCTATCCGCCCGTTTATCGGAGCCGCCGATTTCGAGGTATCCAGGGCCTTTTACCGCGATCTGGGCTTTGAAGAAGTGGTATTGACGCCCGTCATGTCCCTTTTCAAAACGGGAAATTATGGTTTCTATCTGCAAAATGCCTTCAACCGCGACTGGGTCGACAATACAATGGTGTTCCTAGAAGTAGAGGATGTCCGGCGTTTTTGGGACGGGCTCGTAAAACTGGACCTTCCTGCAAAATACCCAAATGTGCGGCTGACACCGGTCCGGGTTGATCATTGGGGACGGGAATGTTTCGTTCACGACCCTTCGGGAATATTATGGCATTTCGGGGAGTTCTTCGCGAAATAGTACCCGACGGGTATCCTGCTTCGTTACCGTGCAATTTTCGTCTGCCCTGCCTTAATGACGAAAGCCCTCAATTCGGCCATTTTGCCGTCCCTGAACCGCCAAACGTCGCAATACGCGTAGTCAGCCAGCTCCCCGGTTTCGTCTTTCATGCTAATTTTGCCGAGAGCCGTAACAAAATCGCCCTCCGCGATCAGGTTTTCGACTATGAATCGGGGCGGCTCCGCGTACGCGATCGCCATGTACTGCCGGACCGCTTCCTTTCCCCGAAGCGTTTGGTCGCCCACAAATGTCCATTCGGTGTCGTCACTGCAGAACGCGAGAAAACCTTCATGGTCCCCGTTGATAATCGCTGCATTTGCCTTTTCGAGTATTGCCTTGTTGCCTGGCTCCATGCGGTATTTCGGTTTACGTCGATTGAATGAGGTGCACATGCACCGGGCCTATTCAAACCCGGGCGCTCCGTGTCCGTGCTATTTCTTTTCAAAGATATCCGGCTTGGCCCCAAATGCAATCGGATCCACATCTATAAGCTGCAATGATTTTACCATTTTGAGCGTCCCGGTTTTGTATTTCTGAAAATGGGGCGTTTTCAAATGGGCCTGATAAGCCTCCTTACTTGCATAGATTTCCAGAACCGTGACACGGGTAGGATGGTCTTTGTCATACATCGCATACAAAGTCAGCACTCCGGGTTCCGACGCGATTGCGGCCCGGGTATGCTCGCGGATAGCTGCTTTGTAAGGTTCGAGGTAGGCGCTGTCGATCTCGATTTTCGCTACGCGCACCATCCACTCTTTCTGCTGGCCGAACGCCGGGGGCATCGCGGCGCCAGCCACTAACAACAGGCTGATCAGGAAAATTTTCATCCGATGGGTCGTTAAATTATTGGTGATATTGCTTTTCCGAAAACTTCTCCATCCAGTCCACCACTTTGCCATCTAGATTTTTCCGAATGGCGATATGGCTCATACGTACAAATATCTGGCCCGCGCCGCCGTTACAAATAAAGATTTTCAAACAATCTTTTAAGATTTTCAAACCAAATGCATTCAAGGGCTGCTTTCCCGCACACCTTACCGATTGCATTCCTATTTTTGCAATGATTGTGATCGGAGTTCATGCAATTCTTAATTTTACGGTATGGAGAATGTCAGGCATCGGCCGGTATCGGAGTTCAACAATGAGTTGAAACTAAAAGGGTTCAACGTCTTTCAGATCGAAGAGGACGGCCATGCGACGCGCGTGTACAGCCGCAAGGACTTTTACAAGATCTGTTTGACAACCGGGAAAAGCAGGGTCCATTATTCCGACAGGAGTTTTGAAACGGATGGCACCGTGCTGTTTTTCGGAAACCCGCATATCCCGTATTCGTGGGAAACGCTCTCGACCAGTTATGTCGGCTATACCTGCCTGTTTTCCGAGGAGTTTCTGACGGTCGCCGAGCGTACGGGGAGCCTGCAACAATCGCCGCTTTTCAGAATCGGCGGAACACCCGTCCTGAACATTTCGGAAAAACAGAGGCAGTTCCTTAACACGCTGTTTCAACGGATGATAGAAGAACAGAAGACGGATTATTCGTACAAGGACGATTTAATGCGCAATTATATCAACCTGATCATCCACGAGGCGCTCAAACTGCAACCGTCCGAAAACTACAACCAGCAGAAAAACGCCGCAGGCCGCATCACGTCGGTATTCCTGGAATTGCTGGAAAGACAATTCCCTGTCGAAAGCGCCGACAGGCCGTTGCAGTTGAAAACGGCACAGGACTATGCCACAAGCCTGAATATGCACGTCAACTATCTCAACCGGGCCGTAAAACAGATCACCGGCAAACCTACCACTGTCCATATTACCGAACGGATCTTGGCCGAGGCGAAAGCGCTTTTGCAGCATACCGACTGGAACATTTCGGAGATCGCCTACGCACTCGGTTTCGAATACCCCACCTATTTCAACAACTTCTTCAAGCGCATGACGGGTACAAACCCCAGGGCACTCAGAATGGAAGCGGTTTGAAATTCTTAATAATTGGTTTGATTGTCTTTATCCCTTCCTCTTCACTACGTGATACATTTGTTACAGATTCGCCGACATGAAAATTTATGAAAAAGACGTAACTGCACAGAATGTTAGGCATAGGGGCGATCCGAAAATTCCGGTGAATCCCGGGTGGATTTTTGAAACAAAAAATCATCAAATGGAAAGCAATAGCAAAGACATTTTCGCCCGCATGCGTGCCGGTGAACCTATGCGGAAAGACGATCCGGGTTATGACGACTTTGGGCAGGTAGTGGCACGTACGATCCGGCTTTGCGCGCAAATGAATGCGGATGCCACCGATACTAATCAGGTGCGGGAGCGGTTAAGCGAGATCACCGGCAGCCCGATCGACGAAACGACCACGATATTCCCGCCGTTTTATACCAACTTCGGCCGTTTTACCACGCTGGGGAAAAATGTGTTTATCAAGGGTGCCTGCTCGTTTCTGGACATCGGAGGGATCACTATCGAAGACGATGTGCTGATCGGCCCGCGCGTCAATATCACGTCCGAAAACCATCCGCTGGACCCGTCCGGCCGCAAAACACTGATCCTCGCACCCGTGCACATCAAACGAAACGCCTGGATCGGCGCCGGGGCAACTATTTTGCCGGGCGTGACCGTCGGGGAGAATGCCGTAGTGGCTGCCGGAGCGGTGGTAAGCCGCGATGTGCCCCCCCAACACAGTAGTAGCAGGCATACCGGCAAAAATCGTTAAAGAAAACATAGCATAACCTACCATTAACAACATGATAGAAACAACAGCAATAAAAGCCTACGGAACGCACGCAGCCGACGCGCCATTGAACCCGCTTAATATCAACCGCAGAAAACCGACCGCGCACGACGTGCAGATCGAGATTCTCTATTGCGGGGTCTGCCATTCCGACCTGCACACTGCCCGAAACGAATGGCACGGCACCGTTTACCCATGTGTTCCCGGTCACGAGATCGTGGGGAAAGTCGTGAGCGTGGGCGACCACGTGCATAAATTTAGAGTCGGCGATCTTGTGGGCGTGGGCTGCATCGTAGATTCGTGCCGTGAATGCCAGTATTGCCAGGACGGCCTGGAACAATACTGTGAGCCTGGCATGACCGGCACCTATGGTTCGCCCGACAAATACCTGGGTACGCAAACCTACGGTGGCTACTCGGAAAGCGTGGTAGTGGACGAAAACTATGTACTGCGCATTCCCGAAAACCTGGACCTGGCGGCCACTGCGCCGTTGCTATGTGCAGGCATCACCACCTATTCACCGCTTCGCCACTGGAATGTGGGCCCCGGCAAAAAAGTAGGGATTGTGGGTATGGGCGGATTGGGCCACATGGGAATCAAGATTGCCAAGGCAATGGGTGCTCATGTGGTCGCATTCACCACTTCCGAGTCCAAATTTGCCGAGGCACAACGCCTGGGCGCCGATGAGGTGGTTTTATCCAAAGACAAACAGCAAATGGCGGCCTACCGGGGCACGTTGCACTTTATCCTCGACGCGGTGTCGGCCGAGCACGACATCAATGCTTACCTCAACCTACTGCGCGTAGACGGCTCGCTCGCGCTGGTGGGGGCACCGGAGCACCCGCTTCCCGTAGCGGCTTTCAGCGTAATCATGGGACGCAAAAGTTTCGCGGGCTCGATGATCGGCGGCATTGCGGAGACGCAGGAAATGCTCGACTTTTGCGGCAAACACAATATCGTCGCGGATATTGAAATGATCGATATCCGGCAGATCAACGAAGCCTACGAGCGATTGCTTAAGGGGGATGTCAAATACCGTTTTGTGATTGACCTGGCTTCTCTTAATAACAATAACTGATCCCGCGGACATTTTCACTGGCGAAAGGCCGGTTGTAGCGCCTTTTGCCAGTGAAAATGATGCAACTTGCGGGCGGATCACGATTTTTTGATCGCGTAACCGGCGTAAAGAACGTTCATATCCTTGCTTTCGACCAACCTGAAATTTTGCCCCAGCTCCACAAATGTCCATTCTCCCCTGGCACGCTTCCTGAGGTAACCCAGCATTTTCGGAATGGATACATTGGCTTCCGAACCACGGTGTTCTTTCCATTCCAGTCCGCTTTGGGCCAGCAGAACTTTTAGTTCTTCCGGTTTGATAAACATTTCCCAAACGTGCAGGTTGGGCGGCATAAAAGCCCACCGCTTCCACTCCTGCCATATTTTAATGGCGACAATTTTACTGACGAATGTCCTGTTGAGGGTATCGTAAATGAAAATTCCCCCGGGTTTAAGCACTCTCGCGATCTC harbors:
- a CDS encoding DUF6194 family protein, which encodes MQLSEIRDRIKAGYENVREVEANGDYFFMYRDEEKFPFATIVTSDNDFDSVSNLSREGFYRINIGIDKATFHSLFGSVPAKPGIGGYVDSGIDFTKENQLFPHPFYGSMYWVSMVNPSESSYPQLKGFLDYAYEKAKRNYEKA
- a CDS encoding glyoxalase is translated as MEHKALSIRPFIGAADFEVSRAFYRDLGFEEVVLTPVMSLFKTGNYGFYLQNAFNRDWVDNTMVFLEVEDVRRFWDGLVKLDLPAKYPNVRLTPVRVDHWGRECFVHDPSGILWHFGEFFAK
- a CDS encoding nuclear transport factor 2 family protein; translated protein: MEPGNKAILEKANAAIINGDHEGFLAFCSDDTEWTFVGDQTLRGKEAVRQYMAIAYAEPPRFIVENLIAEGDFVTALGKISMKDETGELADYAYCDVWRFRDGKMAELRAFVIKAGQTKIAR
- a CDS encoding antibiotic biosynthesis monooxygenase, with product MKIFLISLLLVAGAAMPPAFGQQKEWMVRVAKIEIDSAYLEPYKAAIREHTRAAIASEPGVLTLYAMYDKDHPTRVTVLEIYASKEAYQAHLKTPHFQKYKTGTLKMVKSLQLIDVDPIAFGAKPDIFEKK
- a CDS encoding helix-turn-helix domain-containing protein produces the protein MENVRHRPVSEFNNELKLKGFNVFQIEEDGHATRVYSRKDFYKICLTTGKSRVHYSDRSFETDGTVLFFGNPHIPYSWETLSTSYVGYTCLFSEEFLTVAERTGSLQQSPLFRIGGTPVLNISEKQRQFLNTLFQRMIEEQKTDYSYKDDLMRNYINLIIHEALKLQPSENYNQQKNAAGRITSVFLELLERQFPVESADRPLQLKTAQDYATSLNMHVNYLNRAVKQITGKPTTVHITERILAEAKALLQHTDWNISEIAYALGFEYPTYFNNFFKRMTGTNPRALRMEAV
- a CDS encoding NAD(P)-dependent alcohol dehydrogenase; the protein is MIETTAIKAYGTHAADAPLNPLNINRRKPTAHDVQIEILYCGVCHSDLHTARNEWHGTVYPCVPGHEIVGKVVSVGDHVHKFRVGDLVGVGCIVDSCRECQYCQDGLEQYCEPGMTGTYGSPDKYLGTQTYGGYSESVVVDENYVLRIPENLDLAATAPLLCAGITTYSPLRHWNVGPGKKVGIVGMGGLGHMGIKIAKAMGAHVVAFTTSESKFAEAQRLGADEVVLSKDKQQMAAYRGTLHFILDAVSAEHDINAYLNLLRVDGSLALVGAPEHPLPVAAFSVIMGRKSFAGSMIGGIAETQEMLDFCGKHNIVADIEMIDIRQINEAYERLLKGDVKYRFVIDLASLNNNN